A genomic window from Aethina tumida isolate Nest 87 chromosome 4, icAetTumi1.1, whole genome shotgun sequence includes:
- the LOC109600620 gene encoding uncharacterized protein LOC109600620 yields the protein MKYATFLIALSCAVAQIYAAEVRLLDLEPTDAQQIIEKQDQSLTYAPKIESSVPAVRFLGEEPHNVLEDIYLAKQYHGQDGLGGYLYGYNVPDIAKTEKKKAGGDLRGAYNYIAGNGQEIKVEYWDDGTGFHQVDNVPKILPKQIDDLPAVKAAKEEHLRLWKEQAERNSHPVAYPYNSEGQYASGPLSAQGQLERAKLFAQQPQYQPQPQQQYQQPQYQVSQTQQSTQYQQAPAVQPLQPQYQASQTQQATQYQAAPAVQPLHGQASNEDGQYVPNDDEGKYVPGKDEEPQGPPKGFFYSFDYPVGIIVSDQGRAGFHPQQKREGDIHQIYSENKQAFEKQLQAGTGVGQQYSYVKH from the exons ATGAAGTACGCCACATTTCTG ATTGCACTTTCATGTGCAGTAGCTCAAATATATGCAGCCGAAGTCCGTCTTTTGGACTTGGAACCAACCGACGCACAACAAATCATCGAAAAGCAAGATCAATCTCTTACTTACGCACCGAAAATCGAATCAAGCGTACCAGCTGTCAGATTCCTTGGCGAAGAACCACATAACGTTTTGGAAGACATTTATCTAGCTAAACAATACCACGGACAAGATGGTCTTGGAGGTTACCTATACGGATACAACGTCCCAGACATTGCCAAAACTGAAAAGAAGAAGGCTGGAGGAGATTTGAGGGGAGCTTACAATTATATTGCAGGAAATGGACAAGAAATCaag GTTGAATATTGGGATGATGGTACCGGTTTCCATCAAGTGGACAATGTGCCAAAAATTTTGCCAAAGCAAATCGACGACCTCCCTGCCGTAAAGGCCGCCAAAGAGGAACACTTGAGACTCTGGAAAGAACAAGCTGAAAGAAACTCTCATCCAGTTGC TTATCCTTACAACAGCGAAGGTCAATACGCATCAGGACCATTGTCCGCTCAAGGACAACTTGAGAGAGCTAAACTATTCGCTCAACAGCCACAATATCAACCACAACCACAACAACAATATCAACAGCCACAATATCAAGTTAGCCAGACTCAACAATCTACTCAATACCAACAAGCCCCAGCCGTACAGCCTTTGCAACCCCAGTACCAAGCAAGCCAAACTCAACAAGCCACCCAATACCAGGCCGCCCCAGCTGTGCAGCCTTTGCACGGCCAGGCTTCCAACGAAGACGGTCAGTACGTGCCGAACGACGATGAAGGCAAATACGTCCCTGGTAAAGACGAAGAACCACAAGGACCACCAAAAGGATTCTTCTACAGCTTCGATTATCCAGTTGGTATCATTGTTTCTGACCAAGGTAGGGCTGGATTTCATCCCCAACAAAAACGCGAAGGGGACATCCATCAAATTTACTCCGAGAACAAGCAAGCTTTCGAGAAACAATTGCAGGCTGGAACCGGCGTTGGTCAACAATATTCCTATGTTAAACACTGA
- the LOC109600625 gene encoding 60S ribosomal protein L13: protein MAPKGNNMIPNGHFHKDWQRFVKTWFNQPARKYRRHQNRVKKARAVAPRPAAGALRPIVRCPTVRYHTKVRAGRGFTLQELKAAGLNPRFARSVGIAVDPRRRNKSVESVQLNAQRLKEYKSKLIVFPIHKNRKPRAGDSTEEELKLATQLKGEVLPIRQPAIRTKARVPTEEEKKFNAYITLRQARADKMLHGIRAKRQKDAAENPDDISKAGKEKKAKK from the coding sequence ATGGCACCAAAAGGTAATAATATGATCCCGAATGGGCATTTCCACAAGGATTGGCAACGCTTTGTGAAGACATGGTTCAACCAGCCGGCCCGTAAATACAGAAGGCACCAAAATCGTGTCAAGAAAGCCAGAGCTGTTGCACCACGTCCAGCCGCTGGTGCTCTCAGGCCCATCGTGAGGTGCCCGACCGTCAGATACCACACCAAGGTACGTGCCGGACGCGGTTTCACCCTTCAGGAATTGAAAGCTGCGGGACTTAACCCCAGATTCGCCCGCTCCGTTGGAATCGCCGTTGACCCACGCAGGAGGAACAAGTCCGTTGAATCGGTTCAATTGAACGCTCAACGTTTGAAGGAGTACAAATCCAAATTGATCGTGTTCCCCATCCACAAGAACAGGAAGCCGCGTGCTGGTGACTCCACCGAAGAGGAGCTCAAATTGGCCACACAATTGAAGGGTGAGGTGCTGCCAATCCGTCAACCTGCCATCAGGACCAAGGCTAGGGTACCTACGGAGGAAGAGAAGAAATTCAACGCCTACATTACCCTCAGACAAGCCCGTGCTGACAAGATGTTGCATGGCATCCGTGCCAAGAGACAGAAGGACGCTGCTGAAAACCCTGATGACATTTCCAAAGCCGGCAAAGAAAAGAAGGCTAAGAAATAG
- the LOC109600632 gene encoding solute carrier family 12 member 9 isoform X2 translates to MLAPERGSTNTDEPEAPLVSNNFIRKISGIFNRQPSSETSDAPSYVQFGTFHETSETRTLGIFAGVFSPVTLSMFSALMFLRMGFLVGNAGLLVTLGQFVIAYAILVFTVMSICAISTNGAVEGGGAYFMISRTLGPEFGGSIGTLFFLANIVSSGLYISGCVEGLVDNFGPSGSLIKGLMPDGRWWQFLYCSCLNFLNLLICLIGASMFAKTSVFVLAIVIGCLGVTIFSFFYQGFLEVPIPDSNTLIQNASYHVSENYTGLSSATLYSNMWPQYGLDYTSKGEIVTFATVFGVLFSGVTGIMAGANMSGELKNPGKAIPRGTLSAVGFTFVAYIVVTFLTAATSTKELLQNDYIFMAGVSVFPVSVVVGILVATWSAALSNVIGSSRVLEALAKDRVFGSFLSFIPKGTWNGNPVAAVLVSALLVQLVLLIGSLNVIAQLNSVLFLLSYLATNLACLGLELAGAPNFRPTFDYFTWHTALVGLLGTIIMMFAINGIYAACSILLCLLLVLFLHFFSPSKEAQWGSISQALIFHQVRKYLLLLDSRKDHVKFWRPQVLLLVNSPRTACPLIDFINALKKGGLYVLGHVVTNQMPNPEVDPTLGMTVHWLNLVDHLKVKAFVELTVAPTVRDGLQHLMRLSGMGAMKPNTIVLGFLDSEESVDFLQSSSSSYCSQEFDNDIFPITNQSSLSPLEYVQMMRDVLCIKKNLCLCRNFSKLNKIGNKSKKYIDVWPVNFLHPGDNDAFDTTSLFMMQLACIVNMVPIWSKLKLRVCVCDETRLTYFSINSVNQSHSERLKNLLKNLRIAAELFPVNGWTNTIETHSSGINEYLNSVNGLIQQQTEDTAVTFIYLPHPPRDDEAAQSYYNKLEIISRNLPPTIFVHGVNTVTSTTL, encoded by the exons atgtTGGCCCCAGAACGCGGATCAACGAACACCGACGAGCCAGAAGCTCCGTTGGTgtccaacaattttattcgaaAAATCTCGGGGATATTTAACAGACAACCCAGCAGTGAAACAAGTGATGCACCCAGTTATGTACAATTTGGTACATTTCACGAGACGTCGGAGACTCGCACCTTGGGAATATTCGCTGGTGTATTCAGTCCAGTGACACTTTCCATGTTCTCTGCTTTGATGTTCCTTCGAATGG GATTTCTTGTTGGGAATGCTGGACTGTTAGTTACATTGGGACAATTTGTTATAGCCTATGCTATTTTGGTGTTTACTGTAATGTCTATTTGTGCAATATCAACGAATGGAGCTGTAGAAGGGGGAGGTGCTTATT TTATGATTTCACGAACACTGGGACCAGAATTTGGTGGTTCAATAGGAACATTATTTTTCTTGGCGAATATTGTAAGCAGCGGTTTATACATTTCTGGATGCGTTGAAGGTTTAGTTGATAATTTTGGGCCTTCtg GTTCCTTAATAAAAGGGTTGATGCCTGACGGGAGATGGTGGCAGTTTTTGTATTGTTCGTgccttaattttttgaatctcTTGATTTGCCTTATTGGCGCATCAATGTTTGCCAAAACTAGCGTTTTTGTTTTGGCCATTGTAATTGGTTGCCTGGGAGTGACGATTTTCAGCTTTTTCTATCAAGGCTTCCTAGAG gtGCCAATTCCTGAttcaaatactttaatacaaaacGCTAGTTATCATGTATCTGAAAACTATACAGGGCTTAGCTCAGCAACACTCTACTCAAATATGTGGCCCCAATATGGTCTCGATTACACGTCTAAAGGTGAAATAGTAACATTTGCCACTGTTTTCGGAGTCCTGTTTTCTGGCGTGACAGGAATTATGGCTGGCGCAAACATGAGCG GTGAACTAAAAAATCCCGGCAAGGCAATTCCAAGGGGCACTTTATCAGCAGTGGGTTTCACTTTTGTGGCTTACATTGTTGTTACTTTTCTCACTGCTGCAACAAGCACAAAAGAACTGCTCCAAAATGACTACATTTTTATGGCGGGCGTTAGCGTGTTTCCTGTTAGTGTTGTCGTCGGAATACTTGTGGCCACCTGGTCGGCAGCCCTGAGCAACGTTATCGGGAGTTCTAGAGTTTTAGAGGCACTAGCAAAAGATCGAGTTTTCG gATCATTTTTGTCTTTCATACCAAAAGGGACATGGAATGGAAATCCAGTAGCTGCAGTTTTAGTGTCTGCCTTACTTGTACAACTGGTTTTGCTCATTGGTTCTCTGAACGTTATTGCTCAATTAAATTCCGTGCTCTTTCTCCTCAGTTATTTGGCGACGAATCTCGCATGTCTCGGGCTGGAGTTGGCTGGGGCTCCGAACTTCCGGCCGACTTTCGACTACTTTACTTGGCACACCGCATTGGTGGGACTTTTGGGAACCATCATCATGATGTTTGCAATTAACGGCATTTATGCCGCTTGCAGTATTTTATTATGCTTGCTGTTAGTCTTGTTCCTACACTTCTTCTCGCCCTCCAAAGAGGCGCAATGGGGAAGTATATCCCAAGcacttattttccatcaagtCCGTAAATACTTACTGCTGTTGGACTCGAGGAAAGATCACGTGAAGTTCTGGCGGCCGCAAGTACTGTTACTTGTAAATAGCCCCAGGACAGCTTGTCCCTTGATAGACTTCATAAATGCGTTAAAGAAAGGCGGTTTGTACGTTCTTGGGCACGTTGTTACTAATCAAATGCCAAATCCCGAAGTGGACCCCACCCTAGGAATGACTGTACATTGGTTGAATTTGGTGGATCATTTGAAAGTTAAGGCTTTCGTTGAACTAACCGTGGCGCCAACCGTAAGGGACGGACTTCAACATTTAATGAGGCTCTCTGGCATGGGTGCCATGAAACCAAACACCATTGTACTTGGCTTTTTAGATTCGGAAGAATCTGTTGATTTCCTTCAAAG TTCCTCCTCCTCATACTGCAGTCAAGAATTCGACAACGACATTTTCCCAATAACCAACCAAAGTTCTCTAAGTCCTTTAGAATATGTGCAGATGATGAGAGATGTATTGTGCATCAAAAAGAACTTGTGTTTGTGTagaaatttctcaaaattgaacaaaattggaaataaatctaaaaaatacattgatgTGTGGCCTGTAAATTTCTTACATCCAGGAGACAATGATGCCTTTGATACTACATCTTTGTTCATGATGCAACTTGCATGTATTGTTAATATGGTCCCAATTTGGAGCAAACTGAAATTAAGAGTTTGCGTCTGCGATGAAACTAGACTAACGTATTTCAGCATTAATTCTGTCAACCAATCTCACTCTGAGAGGCTTAAAAATTTGCTTAAAAACTTACGAATTGCTGCTGAACTATTTCCGGTAAACGGATGGACCAATACCATAGAAACGCACAGTTCTggtataaatgaatatttaaatag tgtgAATGGTTTAATCCAACAACAAACTGAAGATACGGcggtaacatttatttatcttccaCATCCACCTAGAGATGATGAAGCGGCTCAATCATACTATAATAAACTAGAAATTATTTCCAGAAATTTACCACCAACAATTTTTGTACATGGTGTAAATACTGTAACGTCTACAACTTTATAG
- the LOC126265274 gene encoding uncharacterized protein LOC126265274: protein MSNNDGPAPYKSVVRLSVDCLTRLAKGKIKENICDNENEKKEKKKKTDVPEECPEKVEPKECVFSDCEMSMMLKCYDEQHSINNAITVEDFEILLDRVEEETVKRYKPPCSQDRLIRCLQAHPNCSIQCRQYANEFIDCVDQERVIKIKKQIEKEKLEKMKEDEKELNNLLKLK, encoded by the exons atgagtaATAATGATGGACCTGCGCCATACAAAAGTGTTGTACGATTATCAGTGGACTGCCTCACCAGACTAGCTAAAG gtaaaataaaggaaaatatatGCGATaatgaaaatgagaaaaaagagaagaaaaaaaagacTGATGTCCCAGAAGAGTGTCCAGAGAAGGTAGAACCAAAAGAATGTGTCTTCAGTGATTGTGAAATGAGCATGATGCTGAAGTGTTATGATGAGCAACACAGTATTAACAACGCAATTACTGTAGaagattttgaaatattacttGACAGGGTGGAAGAAGAAACTGTTAAAAGATATAAACCTCCTTGCTCACAAGATCGG ttAATTAGATGTTTACAAGCTCATCCCAATTGCAGTATACAATGCAGACAATATGctaatgaatttattgattgtGTAGACCAAGAAAgagtcataaaaattaaaaagcaaatTGAAAAGGAGAAGTTAGAAAAAATGAAGGAAGATGAAaaagaactaaataatttattaaaattaaaataa
- the LOC109600622 gene encoding biogenesis of lysosome-related organelles complex 1 subunit 2, whose translation MADDMDSDGVTDSPKKGPTLSTSTSSFEALDPHDPNLSKLANNMFSKTSEYLYGELTSTLDDYRLLENMNRAVITKYSDMKHIAVNVTKSVTELNEKYEDLEPLLQQIDQIEDSVVKLEQAAYKLDAYSKRLEAKFKSLEKR comes from the exons atggCAGACGATATGGATTCAGATGGTGTTACAGATTCTCCTAAAAAAG GTCCAACATTATCAACTTCTACATCTAGTTTTGAAGCTTTAGATCCTCATGAtccaaatttaagtaaattagcCAATAATATGTTTAGTAAAACGTCAGAATATTTATATGGAGAGTTAACATCAACATTAGATGACTACAGGTTGCTGGAAAACATGAATCGAGctgtaataacaaaatattctgaTATGAAACACATAGCTGTAAATGTGACAAAAAGTGTAActgaattaaatgaaaaat atgaaGATTTGGAGCCATTACTACAACAAATTGACCAAATTGAAGATAGTGTTGTTAAGTTAGAACAAGCTGCGTATAAATTGGATGCATATTCCAAAAGATTAGAGgcaaaatttaaaagcttAGAAAAGAGATAA
- the LOC109600632 gene encoding solute carrier family 12 member 9 isoform X1: protein MLAPERGSTNTDEPEAPLVSNNFIRKISGIFNRQPSSETSDAPSYVQFGTFHETSETRTLGIFAGVFSPVTLSMFSALMFLRMGFLVGNAGLLVTLGQFVIAYAILVFTVMSICAISTNGAVEGGGAYFMISRTLGPEFGGSIGTLFFLANIVSSGLYISGCVEGLVDNFGPSGNLLFSYKLYFYLPIVYLGSLIKGLMPDGRWWQFLYCSCLNFLNLLICLIGASMFAKTSVFVLAIVIGCLGVTIFSFFYQGFLEVPIPDSNTLIQNASYHVSENYTGLSSATLYSNMWPQYGLDYTSKGEIVTFATVFGVLFSGVTGIMAGANMSGELKNPGKAIPRGTLSAVGFTFVAYIVVTFLTAATSTKELLQNDYIFMAGVSVFPVSVVVGILVATWSAALSNVIGSSRVLEALAKDRVFGSFLSFIPKGTWNGNPVAAVLVSALLVQLVLLIGSLNVIAQLNSVLFLLSYLATNLACLGLELAGAPNFRPTFDYFTWHTALVGLLGTIIMMFAINGIYAACSILLCLLLVLFLHFFSPSKEAQWGSISQALIFHQVRKYLLLLDSRKDHVKFWRPQVLLLVNSPRTACPLIDFINALKKGGLYVLGHVVTNQMPNPEVDPTLGMTVHWLNLVDHLKVKAFVELTVAPTVRDGLQHLMRLSGMGAMKPNTIVLGFLDSEESVDFLQSSSSSYCSQEFDNDIFPITNQSSLSPLEYVQMMRDVLCIKKNLCLCRNFSKLNKIGNKSKKYIDVWPVNFLHPGDNDAFDTTSLFMMQLACIVNMVPIWSKLKLRVCVCDETRLTYFSINSVNQSHSERLKNLLKNLRIAAELFPVNGWTNTIETHSSGINEYLNSVNGLIQQQTEDTAVTFIYLPHPPRDDEAAQSYYNKLEIISRNLPPTIFVHGVNTVTSTTL from the exons atgtTGGCCCCAGAACGCGGATCAACGAACACCGACGAGCCAGAAGCTCCGTTGGTgtccaacaattttattcgaaAAATCTCGGGGATATTTAACAGACAACCCAGCAGTGAAACAAGTGATGCACCCAGTTATGTACAATTTGGTACATTTCACGAGACGTCGGAGACTCGCACCTTGGGAATATTCGCTGGTGTATTCAGTCCAGTGACACTTTCCATGTTCTCTGCTTTGATGTTCCTTCGAATGG GATTTCTTGTTGGGAATGCTGGACTGTTAGTTACATTGGGACAATTTGTTATAGCCTATGCTATTTTGGTGTTTACTGTAATGTCTATTTGTGCAATATCAACGAATGGAGCTGTAGAAGGGGGAGGTGCTTATT TTATGATTTCACGAACACTGGGACCAGAATTTGGTGGTTCAATAGGAACATTATTTTTCTTGGCGAATATTGTAAGCAGCGGTTTATACATTTCTGGATGCGTTGAAGGTTTAGTTGATAATTTTGGGCCTTCtggtaatttattgttttcatataaattatatttttatttacccaTTGTATATTTAGGTTCCTTAATAAAAGGGTTGATGCCTGACGGGAGATGGTGGCAGTTTTTGTATTGTTCGTgccttaattttttgaatctcTTGATTTGCCTTATTGGCGCATCAATGTTTGCCAAAACTAGCGTTTTTGTTTTGGCCATTGTAATTGGTTGCCTGGGAGTGACGATTTTCAGCTTTTTCTATCAAGGCTTCCTAGAG gtGCCAATTCCTGAttcaaatactttaatacaaaacGCTAGTTATCATGTATCTGAAAACTATACAGGGCTTAGCTCAGCAACACTCTACTCAAATATGTGGCCCCAATATGGTCTCGATTACACGTCTAAAGGTGAAATAGTAACATTTGCCACTGTTTTCGGAGTCCTGTTTTCTGGCGTGACAGGAATTATGGCTGGCGCAAACATGAGCG GTGAACTAAAAAATCCCGGCAAGGCAATTCCAAGGGGCACTTTATCAGCAGTGGGTTTCACTTTTGTGGCTTACATTGTTGTTACTTTTCTCACTGCTGCAACAAGCACAAAAGAACTGCTCCAAAATGACTACATTTTTATGGCGGGCGTTAGCGTGTTTCCTGTTAGTGTTGTCGTCGGAATACTTGTGGCCACCTGGTCGGCAGCCCTGAGCAACGTTATCGGGAGTTCTAGAGTTTTAGAGGCACTAGCAAAAGATCGAGTTTTCG gATCATTTTTGTCTTTCATACCAAAAGGGACATGGAATGGAAATCCAGTAGCTGCAGTTTTAGTGTCTGCCTTACTTGTACAACTGGTTTTGCTCATTGGTTCTCTGAACGTTATTGCTCAATTAAATTCCGTGCTCTTTCTCCTCAGTTATTTGGCGACGAATCTCGCATGTCTCGGGCTGGAGTTGGCTGGGGCTCCGAACTTCCGGCCGACTTTCGACTACTTTACTTGGCACACCGCATTGGTGGGACTTTTGGGAACCATCATCATGATGTTTGCAATTAACGGCATTTATGCCGCTTGCAGTATTTTATTATGCTTGCTGTTAGTCTTGTTCCTACACTTCTTCTCGCCCTCCAAAGAGGCGCAATGGGGAAGTATATCCCAAGcacttattttccatcaagtCCGTAAATACTTACTGCTGTTGGACTCGAGGAAAGATCACGTGAAGTTCTGGCGGCCGCAAGTACTGTTACTTGTAAATAGCCCCAGGACAGCTTGTCCCTTGATAGACTTCATAAATGCGTTAAAGAAAGGCGGTTTGTACGTTCTTGGGCACGTTGTTACTAATCAAATGCCAAATCCCGAAGTGGACCCCACCCTAGGAATGACTGTACATTGGTTGAATTTGGTGGATCATTTGAAAGTTAAGGCTTTCGTTGAACTAACCGTGGCGCCAACCGTAAGGGACGGACTTCAACATTTAATGAGGCTCTCTGGCATGGGTGCCATGAAACCAAACACCATTGTACTTGGCTTTTTAGATTCGGAAGAATCTGTTGATTTCCTTCAAAG TTCCTCCTCCTCATACTGCAGTCAAGAATTCGACAACGACATTTTCCCAATAACCAACCAAAGTTCTCTAAGTCCTTTAGAATATGTGCAGATGATGAGAGATGTATTGTGCATCAAAAAGAACTTGTGTTTGTGTagaaatttctcaaaattgaacaaaattggaaataaatctaaaaaatacattgatgTGTGGCCTGTAAATTTCTTACATCCAGGAGACAATGATGCCTTTGATACTACATCTTTGTTCATGATGCAACTTGCATGTATTGTTAATATGGTCCCAATTTGGAGCAAACTGAAATTAAGAGTTTGCGTCTGCGATGAAACTAGACTAACGTATTTCAGCATTAATTCTGTCAACCAATCTCACTCTGAGAGGCTTAAAAATTTGCTTAAAAACTTACGAATTGCTGCTGAACTATTTCCGGTAAACGGATGGACCAATACCATAGAAACGCACAGTTCTggtataaatgaatatttaaatag tgtgAATGGTTTAATCCAACAACAAACTGAAGATACGGcggtaacatttatttatcttccaCATCCACCTAGAGATGATGAAGCGGCTCAATCATACTATAATAAACTAGAAATTATTTCCAGAAATTTACCACCAACAATTTTTGTACATGGTGTAAATACTGTAACGTCTACAACTTTATAG
- the LOC109600628 gene encoding ceramide-1-phosphate transfer protein has protein sequence MSNENVEFFNLEVVYNNLKSAQHEDEDVKMELYLLSYEELNKFFTLIGTIFGFVSKDLQEKMGILQDFLKNEETSEHFQTVKGMIEYEKNNNLLTKKGYTSGSRTLLRLHRGLDFILQFLKKLNEIKDDEDTCYVCRDAYNETLAKHHPFLIRNGAKIAIYTLPKRQELLNRVCGTEEHIKNTLKLFPETLQVINQVFDRVDKIYTDNDLHSLP, from the exons atgagCAAcgaaaatgttgaatttttcAACTTAGAagtagtttataataatttaaaaagtgccCAACATGAAGATGAAGACGTCAAAATGGAATTATACCTACTCAGTTATgaagaattaaataa attttttactctAATTGGCACAATCTTTGGATTTGTGAGTAAAGATTTGCAAGAAAAGATGGGTATACTGcaagattttttgaaaaatgaggAAACATCTGAACATTTTCAAACTGTGAAAGGAATGattgaatatgaaaaaaacaataacctTCTAACAAAGAAGGGATACACTTCAGGATCTCGAACTCTTCTCAGACTTCACAGAGGTTTAG ACTTTATactacaatttttgaaaaagctTAATGAAATAAAGGATGATGAAGATACATGTTATGTATGTCGAGATGCATATAATGAGACTCTTGCCAAACATCACCCATTCTTGATAAGGAATGGTGCTAAAATTGCCATTTATACTTTGCCAAAACGGCAAGAACTTTTAAACAGG GTGTGTGGTACTGAGGagcacattaaaaatactctTAAACTTTTTCCTGAAACATTACAAGTAATAAATCAAGTATTTGATCgtgttgataaaatttatactgatAATGATCTACATTCTTTGCcttaa
- the LOC109600621 gene encoding uncharacterized protein LOC109600621, with product MRGFAYLLIYFVCLRFGEPAPAASRTAKAIVLVPARYVPLLANSPYQAQFKGPLSFIGDWINNSDWFPIEINVPDTFGAIGNGLQGFGNNVGNFAQGIGNNIGNFAQGVGTGFNTVTTNIGNGLQSFAQRIPIISNFVRPVAVAQNTKFGTKYFVVMPEVYNELEKGDTEEVTNDIDFDPFAEDDMLSNFP from the exons ATGAGAGGTTTTGCTTATTTACTCATTTATTTCGTGTGTCTGCGATTTGGTGAACCTGCACCTGCCGCCAGTAGGACAGCTAAGGCCATCGTGCTGGTTCCTGCaag gTACGTTCCTCTCTTGGCGAATTCCCCATATCAGGCACAGTTTAAAGGACCTCTGTCATTCATCGGTGATTGGATCAACAATTCTGATTGGTTTCCCATCGAAATTAACGTTCCCGACACATTCGGAGCAATTGGTAACGGTCTTCAAGGTTTCGGAAATAATGTGGGTAACTTTGCCCAAGGAATCGGGAACAATATTGGAAATTTTGCACAAGGCGTCGGTACAGGCTTCAATACAGTTACCACCAATATTGGTAATGGATTGCAAAGCTTTGCTCAAAGGATACCAATCATCAGCAATTTCGTTAGGCCAGTTGCTGTAGCCCAAAACACAAAATTCGGTACCAAGTACTTCGTAGTGATGCCAGAAGTGTATAATGAATTAGAAAAAGGAGATACAGAGGAAGTTACAAACGATATTGATTTCGATCCATTTGCTGAAGATGATATGTTGTCGAATTTTCCATAA